Proteins encoded by one window of Salmonirosea aquatica:
- a CDS encoding glycosyltransferase family 2 protein — MISILVLTLNEEQDLPGCLDSVKWCDDVHLLDSYSTDNTIKIGKEYGAIVTQRKFDNWSSHQNWGLANTHFKYPWVLYIDADERVSDGLKNSVLSFDFSNSDVVAFEIQRRDFAWNGRWLKYAQMSPYYLRLFKPEKMRYERLVNPVSIPDGPVGRMGGYLDHYPFSKGFRYWIQRHLGYADMEAAIRLMDMEKETRFSLHKALFSKDFSEKRFHQKGLFYKLPFRPLIKWLYMVFGRFAFLDGRAGMTYATLQAIYEYFIVLKTKELLKVKK, encoded by the coding sequence ATGATATCAATATTGGTATTGACTTTGAACGAGGAGCAAGACCTTCCTGGTTGCTTAGACTCAGTAAAATGGTGCGATGACGTTCATTTACTTGATTCATATAGTACCGACAACACCATAAAAATTGGAAAAGAATATGGAGCAATAGTTACGCAGCGGAAATTCGATAACTGGTCATCTCATCAGAACTGGGGCTTAGCTAATACTCATTTTAAATATCCTTGGGTACTTTATATTGATGCAGATGAGCGGGTTTCTGATGGTTTAAAGAATTCTGTTTTGTCTTTTGATTTTTCGAATAGTGATGTGGTAGCCTTTGAAATTCAGCGCCGGGATTTTGCTTGGAATGGACGGTGGTTAAAGTATGCTCAAATGTCACCCTACTACCTTCGGCTTTTTAAACCTGAAAAAATGCGTTACGAGCGTCTGGTCAATCCGGTTTCTATTCCAGACGGACCTGTAGGTAGGATGGGAGGATATTTGGATCATTACCCCTTTAGCAAAGGATTTAGATATTGGATCCAAAGGCACTTAGGCTATGCTGACATGGAAGCTGCTATACGTTTAATGGATATGGAAAAGGAAACAAGATTTTCTCTTCACAAGGCTTTGTTTAGTAAGGATTTTTCCGAAAAACGATTTCATCAAAAAGGATTGTTTTATAAGTTGCCATTCCGACCATTAATTAAATGGCTTTATATGGTTTTCGGCCGATTCGCATTTTTGGATGGGAGAGCAGGGATGACTTATGCCACCTTACAAGCAATCTATGAGTACTTCATAGTACTAAAGACTAAAGAATTGCTCAAAGTTAAGAAATGA
- a CDS encoding nucleotide sugar dehydrogenase: MLENSPLKIAVIGLGYVGLPLALELSNRYFVLGFDINEARVKELRNSFDRTQEIAPGQLKAADTLQFSWETDDLNNCNVFIVTVPTPIDVYKKPDLTPLLAASRTVGAALKKGDVVIYESTVYPGCTEEDCVPVLEKTSGLTFNKDFFCGYSPERINPGDKVNTLTKIKKVTSGSTPEIAEFVDRLYRSIIKAGTHLAPSIRVAEASKAIENAQRDVNISFVNELALIFDRMNIDTIEVLEAAATKWNFLPYKPGLVGGHCIGVDPYYLAYKAESLGYYPQVILSGRRVNDHMGVFVANKLVKLLIKKGHKIEGSRVLILGITFKENCPDIRNTRVVDVVRELTDFGMRVDVHDPWAVAEEVAEEYGTKLAPIRGKYEAVVLAVAHKEFKSFDFKQFTTPNSVLFDLKSTLPKNMVDARL; this comes from the coding sequence ATGCTTGAAAATTCTCCTCTAAAAATTGCCGTGATTGGTCTAGGGTATGTGGGTCTTCCGTTAGCTCTGGAGTTGAGTAACCGATACTTTGTGCTAGGATTCGACATAAACGAAGCGCGTGTCAAAGAACTTCGTAACAGTTTTGACCGGACACAGGAAATTGCACCCGGCCAGTTAAAAGCGGCAGACACGCTGCAATTCAGCTGGGAAACGGATGATTTAAATAATTGTAATGTTTTTATTGTCACCGTCCCTACACCCATAGACGTTTACAAGAAACCTGACCTCACACCGCTGTTGGCTGCCAGCCGCACGGTGGGTGCCGCGTTAAAAAAGGGCGATGTCGTTATTTACGAATCAACGGTTTATCCAGGCTGCACTGAGGAGGATTGCGTTCCGGTTTTAGAAAAAACAAGCGGCCTGACTTTTAACAAAGACTTTTTCTGCGGCTACTCACCCGAGCGCATCAATCCAGGCGATAAGGTAAATACTTTAACCAAAATAAAGAAGGTCACCTCAGGCAGTACACCCGAAATAGCTGAATTCGTGGATAGACTGTACCGCTCTATAATCAAAGCAGGAACTCACCTAGCCCCCAGCATCCGGGTAGCCGAGGCGTCGAAGGCCATTGAGAACGCCCAGCGCGACGTCAACATTTCATTTGTGAACGAACTTGCCCTGATTTTCGACCGCATGAATATCGACACCATCGAGGTATTGGAAGCTGCCGCCACCAAGTGGAACTTTCTGCCATACAAGCCCGGACTGGTGGGAGGCCACTGCATCGGCGTTGATCCATATTACTTGGCCTATAAAGCCGAGTCACTAGGATACTACCCACAGGTAATCCTGTCGGGCCGTCGCGTCAACGACCATATGGGCGTATTTGTGGCTAACAAGTTGGTGAAGCTTTTGATCAAAAAGGGTCATAAAATCGAGGGCAGTCGAGTGCTGATTTTGGGCATTACCTTTAAAGAAAACTGTCCCGACATCCGCAACACCCGCGTAGTGGATGTAGTGCGCGAGTTGACCGATTTCGGAATGCGGGTTGACGTTCACGACCCTTGGGCTGTGGCGGAGGAGGTGGCCGAGGAGTATGGAACCAAGTTAGCTCCAATCAGAGGTAAGTATGAGGCGGTCGTGCTAGCTGTAGCGCACAAGGAATTTAAGTCATTTGACTTCAAACAATTTACCACTCCCAACTCCGTTCTCTTCGACTTGAAGTCCACCCTTCCTAAAAACATGGTGGACGCACGACTATGA
- a CDS encoding WcaI family glycosyltransferase, with protein MRILLYGINYAPELTGIGKYSGQMGAWLAGRGHEVSVITAKPYYPQWRIHKNYRAWGWRREEREGVKVYRCPLYVPAQASSFKRILHEFSFLASSLPIWLGMLFQKKYDVIVCISPPFHLGVLPWLYGKLRGVPFVIHVQDLQVDAAKKLGMIRNAGFLRLMFGLERGLLQGSAAVTTISEGMRRRIAAKGIPREKLILFLNWVNSHLIYPLPREKSLREGFGLKPQDQVLLYAGNLGEKQGLELIIEVAKQFATQRVAEKVLAEESFSIQGEIVFVIVGTGGERKRLEALAREAQLTNVRFFPLQPYEKMSALLAVADVHLIIQKQSASDLVMPSKLTGILAAGGCALVTAQPGTSLYEVVARHRLGLLVEPESVEALVAGIGEALTTDLTPYRQNARAFAERHLNKESVLAGFEEVLKLLVRGKQSLSKEHNLTIRE; from the coding sequence ATGCGAATTCTCCTTTACGGCATTAACTACGCCCCCGAGCTCACGGGCATAGGCAAGTACAGCGGGCAAATGGGCGCCTGGCTAGCCGGGCGCGGCCACGAGGTATCGGTCATTACCGCTAAGCCCTACTATCCGCAGTGGCGTATCCACAAAAATTACCGTGCCTGGGGCTGGCGCAGGGAGGAGCGGGAGGGCGTCAAAGTCTATCGTTGTCCGCTTTACGTCCCGGCGCAGGCCAGCTCTTTTAAAAGAATTCTGCACGAATTTTCTTTCCTGGCAAGCAGCCTGCCAATTTGGCTGGGAATGTTGTTTCAAAAAAAATACGATGTCATCGTCTGCATTTCGCCGCCCTTTCATCTAGGCGTGCTGCCTTGGCTTTACGGCAAGCTGCGGGGCGTTCCGTTTGTCATCCACGTGCAGGATTTACAGGTAGATGCGGCTAAAAAATTGGGAATGATCCGCAACGCGGGCTTCCTGCGTCTGATGTTTGGCCTGGAGCGGGGGTTGCTTCAGGGCAGCGCGGCGGTCACTACCATTAGCGAAGGAATGCGGCGGCGGATCGCCGCCAAGGGCATTCCGAGGGAGAAACTAATTCTTTTCCTCAACTGGGTCAACTCTCATCTTATTTATCCTTTGCCCCGAGAGAAATCTCTGCGGGAAGGATTTGGTTTAAAACCCCAGGATCAGGTGCTGCTTTACGCCGGGAACCTGGGTGAGAAGCAAGGACTGGAACTCATAATAGAAGTAGCCAAACAGTTTGCGACCCAGCGTGTTGCGGAAAAAGTTCTGGCCGAAGAGAGTTTTTCCATTCAGGGTGAGATCGTCTTCGTCATCGTAGGTACGGGTGGGGAACGGAAAAGGTTGGAAGCCCTGGCGCGGGAAGCTCAACTGACCAATGTCCGTTTCTTTCCTTTGCAGCCCTACGAAAAAATGTCGGCCCTGCTGGCCGTGGCGGATGTGCACTTGATCATTCAAAAACAATCCGCCTCGGACCTCGTCATGCCCAGCAAACTCACAGGCATCCTGGCCGCCGGGGGCTGCGCATTGGTCACCGCCCAGCCCGGCACCTCGCTCTACGAGGTAGTAGCGCGGCATCGGTTGGGGCTGCTGGTTGAGCCAGAGTCGGTGGAGGCCCTGGTCGCGGGCATCGGAGAAGCCCTCACGACGGACCTGACGCCCTACCGCCAAAACGCCCGCGCCTTCGCCGAGCGGCATTTGAATAAGGAGTCCGTTTTGGCTGGTTTCGAGGAGGTGTTGAAGCTGCTAGTGCGGGGAAAGCAGTCACTTAGTAAAGAACATAATTTAACTATAAGAGAATAG
- a CDS encoding glycosyltransferase has translation MDPERIYPLPVSASLRPELGLKPTNRVILYAGNLGEKQGLEILLEVAERFHSRPEVVFVLVGAGGGREKLEAKVQAAELTNVRFFPLQPNEKLAALLASADVHLVLQKKSASDLVMPSKLTGIMAAGGCAIVTALPGTSLYELVERYQTGILAEPESAEALWAGINRALTSDLAPYRANALAYAKRYLQKEAILTTFEQQLLALTPPAV, from the coding sequence GTGGATCCGGAACGCATCTATCCCCTACCCGTGTCGGCTTCCTTGCGACCAGAGTTGGGCTTGAAGCCCACGAACCGAGTCATTTTGTACGCCGGCAATCTGGGAGAGAAGCAGGGTCTGGAGATCCTGTTGGAGGTGGCGGAGCGATTTCACTCCCGGCCGGAAGTGGTATTTGTGCTGGTGGGAGCAGGCGGCGGGCGGGAAAAGTTGGAAGCAAAGGTGCAGGCGGCTGAGCTGACCAATGTCCGGTTCTTTCCCCTACAGCCCAACGAAAAACTAGCGGCCCTGCTGGCATCGGCGGATGTACACCTGGTGCTGCAAAAAAAATCGGCCTCGGATCTGGTAATGCCCAGTAAATTGACGGGCATCATGGCGGCGGGCGGTTGTGCCATCGTAACGGCCCTGCCCGGCACGTCGCTGTACGAGCTGGTGGAAAGGTATCAGACGGGCATCCTGGCAGAACCGGAGTCGGCGGAGGCCCTGTGGGCGGGAATCAATCGGGCCCTGACGTCCGATTTAGCACCCTACCGGGCTAATGCCCTGGCCTACGCCAAACGCTATTTGCAAAAAGAGGCGATACTGACTACCTTCGAACAGCAATTACTGGCGCTCACTCCACCGGCTGTCTAA